The Opitutales bacterium ASA1 genome window below encodes:
- a CDS encoding TIM barrel protein: MLGTRRVGGDHFVSARLHIRRWRAQTLARFPRFPPSRLMIKRTPLARFGALAVALAAAAPSSHGASSLFAQENLLAWCIVPYDSKHRGPAERLAMLQRLGFTQYVWDWRARHLEQLPEELRLAREAGVRVRGVWLWIDETQDRVGGLGASNEAIFAAVAEADTPMEYWVGFHDNVFEGLDDEARVHEGAAFVRHLRDRAVQTGGTVALYNHGGWFGEPENQLRILAAVGDDSVGMVYNFHHAHDHLERFAEFLPAIVPHLRAVNLNGMRPEGPKILPIGAGTHEREMLRRLSAAGYSGPLGILGHVDDADVEETLRTNLEGLRRITAP, translated from the coding sequence TTGCTCGGCACTCGGCGAGTCGGTGGAGACCACTTCGTTTCGGCGAGGCTTCACATTCGTCGTTGGCGAGCGCAGACTCTCGCTCGGTTTCCCCGTTTTCCCCCGAGTCGACTCATGATCAAGCGAACCCCTCTCGCACGTTTCGGCGCGCTCGCCGTCGCCCTCGCAGCCGCTGCACCATCCTCGCACGGTGCCTCCTCGCTCTTCGCTCAGGAGAACCTGCTCGCGTGGTGCATCGTCCCCTACGATTCGAAGCACCGCGGCCCGGCCGAGCGTCTCGCCATGCTGCAGCGTCTTGGTTTCACCCAGTATGTCTGGGACTGGCGGGCCCGACATCTGGAGCAGCTGCCCGAAGAGCTGCGACTCGCACGTGAGGCGGGCGTGAGAGTGCGCGGCGTCTGGCTTTGGATCGACGAGACGCAAGATCGCGTCGGCGGGCTCGGGGCGAGCAACGAGGCGATCTTCGCCGCCGTGGCCGAAGCGGACACGCCGATGGAGTATTGGGTCGGCTTTCACGACAACGTCTTCGAAGGACTCGACGACGAGGCGCGCGTGCACGAGGGCGCGGCATTCGTACGCCACCTGCGCGACCGCGCTGTGCAGACGGGCGGAACCGTGGCGCTCTACAATCACGGTGGCTGGTTCGGCGAGCCCGAGAACCAGTTGCGCATCCTCGCGGCGGTCGGCGACGACTCGGTCGGCATGGTCTACAACTTCCACCATGCGCACGACCACCTCGAGCGCTTCGCCGAGTTCTTGCCCGCCATCGTGCCGCACCTGCGCGCGGTCAACCTCAACGGCATGCGCCCCGAGGGCCCGAAGATCCTGCCGATCGGCGCGGGCACGCACGAGCGCGAGATGCTCCGTCGACTCTCCGCTGCCGGCTACTCCGGCCCGCTCGGCATCCTCGGCCACGTCGACGATGCCGACGTGGAGGAAACGCTCCGCACCAACCTCGAAGGCCTGCGCCGCATCACGGCGCCCTGA
- a CDS encoding sugar ABC transporter substrate-binding protein: MTRVRNRAFSIFVACALALAGCRSAHEDETRLVRVWAHQGQEAENKAMREIAEAFDDAHRAFGVRVELTFFPDFQYAEKLAIAAAARDLPDAFDLDGPMVARLVDAGLLAPLDAWIDEETRGDFLPTILQQGTIEGRLYALGAFESAAVLYYDREKFERADVVAPPDLEGWTWDEFLEACAKLRTAGIEAVALHMDESADEWYTYAFSPVVWSAGGALVSPEGDDVQGVLASEANVRALESWQELFARGFAATDPVDPDPFGSGTVAMDWSGHWMARSHLEKFGDRLGVMPLPRVGPEAAAPCGSWCWGVSATSARTEDAVRWLKWVTHPEHGVAPIVRANGAVPARRSAFASFPEYRENPYALFRRQLETVARPRPRTPFYATLTQRFAAALRDIARGADVRSRLETAEAEVQRVVARRRVRDGGVDGSAEAVP; this comes from the coding sequence ATGACCCGCGTCCGAAACAGAGCCTTCTCGATCTTCGTCGCCTGTGCGCTGGCGCTGGCGGGTTGCCGCTCGGCGCACGAGGACGAGACCCGCCTCGTGCGCGTGTGGGCACATCAAGGCCAAGAGGCCGAGAACAAGGCGATGCGCGAAATCGCCGAGGCGTTCGACGACGCTCACCGCGCCTTCGGTGTCCGCGTCGAGCTGACGTTTTTCCCGGACTTCCAGTACGCCGAGAAACTCGCCATCGCCGCGGCGGCGCGCGACCTTCCCGACGCGTTCGATCTCGACGGTCCGATGGTCGCGCGGTTGGTGGACGCCGGTTTGCTCGCGCCGCTCGATGCTTGGATCGACGAGGAGACGCGAGGCGACTTTCTCCCCACGATTCTCCAGCAAGGTACGATCGAGGGCCGGCTCTACGCGCTCGGGGCCTTCGAATCGGCGGCCGTGCTCTACTACGACCGCGAAAAGTTCGAACGAGCCGACGTCGTCGCGCCGCCGGATCTCGAGGGATGGACGTGGGACGAGTTTCTCGAAGCTTGCGCGAAACTCCGGACGGCCGGTATCGAGGCGGTGGCGCTGCACATGGACGAAAGCGCGGACGAGTGGTACACGTACGCCTTCTCGCCGGTGGTGTGGTCGGCGGGCGGCGCGCTCGTCTCGCCCGAGGGCGACGACGTCCAAGGCGTCCTCGCGAGCGAGGCCAACGTGCGTGCGTTGGAGTCGTGGCAGGAGCTGTTCGCGCGCGGGTTCGCGGCGACCGACCCCGTCGATCCCGATCCCTTCGGCAGCGGTACCGTCGCGATGGATTGGAGCGGGCACTGGATGGCGCGCTCGCACTTGGAGAAGTTCGGCGATCGACTCGGCGTCATGCCTCTGCCGCGCGTCGGTCCCGAGGCGGCTGCCCCCTGCGGAAGTTGGTGCTGGGGCGTGTCGGCGACGAGCGCGCGAACGGAGGACGCGGTGCGTTGGTTGAAGTGGGTGACGCATCCCGAGCACGGCGTCGCGCCGATCGTCCGGGCCAACGGCGCGGTACCGGCACGACGGTCGGCCTTCGCCTCGTTTCCCGAGTATCGAGAAAATCCCTACGCGCTCTTCCGACGACAGCTCGAGACCGTCGCCCGGCCGCGACCGCGCACGCCCTTCTACGCGACGCTCACGCAGCGCTTCGCAGCGGCGCTGCGCGACATCGCCCGCGGTGCCGACGTGCGGAGCCGACTCGAAACCGCCGAGGCCGAGGTGCAGCGCGTCGTAGCGCGTCGGCGGGTGCGCGACGGAGGAGTCGACGGCTCCGCGGAGGCCGTGCCGTGA
- a CDS encoding sugar ABC transporter permease: MSDWRRRQSRAAVWFLAPAGILLAVFVVWPLARSLWWSFHYADLLAPDGQPWAGGSHYSDLLRDPRFRRAFANTALFAVLVVPLQTTLAFFLALWVNRPEPAWRWLRVVFFLPTIVAMPVLAILWTMLYQPAQGDETGLINAMLGIVGVPAQAWLRDPLLALPAIAFMSIWQGTGLQMMVFLAGLQNVPRETLEAARVDGAGAWQRTRHVVVPAMRNSIVFVVTVTTILAFRLFVQPYLMTRGGPGNSTVSLVQTIYETTFLAQDLGRACAAAFLFLLLVGGLALVQRRLLREERA, translated from the coding sequence GTGAGCGACTGGCGTCGGAGGCAGAGCCGGGCGGCCGTCTGGTTTCTCGCGCCCGCGGGAATCCTGCTCGCGGTCTTCGTCGTGTGGCCCTTGGCGCGATCGCTGTGGTGGAGTTTCCACTACGCGGACTTGCTCGCGCCGGACGGGCAACCGTGGGCCGGCGGGAGTCACTACTCGGATCTGCTGCGCGATCCGCGTTTCCGTCGGGCGTTCGCGAACACCGCGCTCTTCGCCGTATTGGTCGTTCCACTACAGACGACGCTCGCGTTCTTCCTCGCCCTGTGGGTGAACCGGCCCGAGCCGGCGTGGCGCTGGCTGCGCGTGGTGTTCTTCCTGCCCACCATCGTCGCCATGCCGGTGCTCGCGATCCTCTGGACGATGCTCTACCAACCCGCGCAGGGCGACGAAACCGGCCTGATCAACGCGATGCTGGGGATCGTCGGCGTGCCGGCGCAGGCGTGGTTGCGCGATCCGCTGCTGGCGTTGCCCGCGATCGCGTTCATGTCGATCTGGCAGGGCACGGGCCTGCAAATGATGGTGTTCCTCGCCGGTCTGCAAAACGTGCCGCGCGAGACGCTCGAGGCGGCGCGTGTCGACGGCGCCGGAGCGTGGCAGCGCACGCGGCACGTCGTCGTTCCGGCCATGCGCAACAGCATCGTGTTCGTCGTCACCGTCACGACCATCCTCGCTTTCCGGCTCTTCGTGCAGCCTTACCTGATGACGCGCGGTGGACCGGGCAACAGCACCGTCTCGCTCGTGCAGACCATCTACGAGACGACCTTTCTCGCGCAGGATCTCGGACGCGCGTGCGCGGCGGCGTTTCTGTTTCTCCTGCTCGTGGGCGGACTCGCGTTGGTGCAACGACGCTTGCTGAGGGAGGAACGCGCATGA
- a CDS encoding carbohydrate ABC transporter permease, with protein sequence MSLRVLRWTAAALVAAVFLAPLLWMFAGSFRETSALFRGGPWSWIGGDGWTWDNYGEAWRRGALGRASLNTLLQVAVIGGGGLFVNSMAAFAFARMRFAGREALFAAVVVFVILPVEVLAVPLFFTARDLGLTGGYTSAMAGLTLPFLAKAFNIYLLRQHFMALPTALEEAAVIDGAGAWRVFWNIALPAVRPALATVVLLDVLTHWSDFLWPLLVATREETRTVQIGLANLFTQPPVDWGAILACAVMATLPVLLSFRLLQRHLVLTDTGAGIK encoded by the coding sequence ATGAGCCTGCGGGTGCTCCGATGGACCGCAGCGGCTCTCGTGGCAGCGGTGTTTCTCGCGCCGCTGCTCTGGATGTTCGCGGGATCGTTTCGCGAAACCTCGGCGTTGTTCCGCGGCGGTCCGTGGAGCTGGATCGGCGGCGACGGCTGGACGTGGGACAACTACGGGGAAGCGTGGCGACGCGGAGCGCTCGGTCGTGCTTCGTTGAATACACTGCTCCAAGTCGCGGTGATCGGAGGAGGGGGGTTGTTCGTGAACTCGATGGCGGCGTTCGCTTTCGCACGCATGCGCTTCGCCGGTCGCGAGGCGCTCTTCGCGGCGGTGGTGGTGTTCGTCATTCTGCCGGTGGAGGTGCTCGCGGTCCCCCTGTTCTTCACCGCACGAGATCTCGGTCTAACCGGGGGATACACCTCGGCGATGGCGGGGCTGACGCTCCCGTTCCTCGCCAAGGCGTTCAACATCTACCTCCTGCGGCAGCACTTCATGGCGTTGCCCACGGCGTTGGAAGAGGCCGCGGTGATCGACGGCGCCGGCGCATGGCGCGTCTTCTGGAACATCGCGCTGCCAGCCGTGCGTCCGGCGCTCGCCACGGTCGTGCTGCTCGACGTGCTCACGCACTGGAGCGATTTCCTCTGGCCGTTGCTCGTCGCGACGCGCGAAGAGACGCGCACCGTGCAGATCGGTCTCGCCAATCTCTTCACCCAACCGCCGGTCGATTGGGGCGCGATCCTCGCCTGTGCGGTGATGGCGACGCTGCCGGTGCTGTTGTCGTTCCGGCTTTTGCAGCGTCACCTCGTCCTCACGGACACCGGCGCAGGCATCAAGTAG
- the xseA gene encoding exodeoxyribonuclease VII large subunit, with the protein MLRPMFEATSKRGAATVGSIGGVGDEKVVSVTELTRRIKGLLETSIAPGWVRGEVSNLRVQSSGHSYFSLKDAGAQIACVMFRGDAARTGSGGLLRDGVQVLAFGSLGVYEPRGNYQLIVRVVVDDGAGRLQQEFERLKRRLAAEGLFDPARKRPLPTVPRTVAFVTSPTGAAVQDFVRILKRRQWKGRLVVLPVKVQGAEAAGEMVRALEVAAGMRNDVVDTRASDEAVEDERLFDLIVIGRGGGSLEDLWAFNEEALVRAVAASPVPIVSAVGHEIDFTLCDFAADVRAETPSAAAELITSGYLEYVSRVRRVGADLDASTDRALANERAGLRLLAARLAAVSPWTRVEKAWLQLDDMQSRLERAMRVAISRGRDDLGELRARLVRFEPGNRIERARDRVASIEARLRGSVARACERKAQQVAALGERLRALDPAAVLARGYVIMRDAGGRPLVQRAGLERDQRVHAQFHDGEAELRVVDPLRPAEGPPST; encoded by the coding sequence ATGCTGCGACCGATGTTCGAGGCGACGAGCAAACGCGGAGCAGCGACGGTCGGGTCCATCGGCGGAGTGGGAGACGAGAAAGTCGTCTCCGTGACCGAACTCACTCGGCGCATCAAGGGCCTGCTCGAGACGAGCATCGCACCGGGCTGGGTGCGTGGCGAGGTGTCGAACCTGCGCGTGCAGTCGAGCGGCCACAGCTACTTCTCGCTCAAGGACGCGGGCGCGCAAATCGCGTGCGTGATGTTTCGTGGCGATGCGGCACGGACTGGCTCGGGCGGCTTGCTGCGCGATGGCGTGCAGGTGTTGGCCTTCGGTTCGTTGGGCGTCTACGAGCCGCGGGGCAACTACCAGCTGATCGTGCGCGTGGTCGTGGACGACGGCGCGGGGCGATTGCAGCAGGAGTTCGAACGGCTCAAGCGTCGGCTTGCGGCGGAAGGTCTCTTCGATCCGGCGCGCAAACGTCCGCTTCCTACCGTCCCGAGGACGGTGGCGTTCGTCACGTCGCCGACCGGAGCGGCGGTGCAGGACTTCGTGCGCATCTTGAAGCGAAGGCAGTGGAAGGGGCGGCTCGTCGTCCTACCGGTGAAGGTCCAAGGCGCCGAAGCCGCCGGCGAAATGGTGCGTGCGCTGGAGGTCGCCGCAGGCATGCGCAACGACGTCGTGGATACGAGAGCGAGCGACGAAGCGGTCGAAGACGAGAGGTTGTTCGATCTGATCGTGATCGGCCGAGGCGGGGGCAGTCTCGAAGACTTGTGGGCCTTCAACGAAGAGGCGCTCGTGCGAGCCGTCGCGGCGAGTCCCGTCCCGATCGTGTCCGCGGTGGGACACGAGATCGACTTCACCTTGTGCGACTTCGCCGCGGACGTGCGCGCGGAGACGCCGAGCGCCGCCGCGGAGTTGATCACGAGCGGCTATCTGGAGTACGTGAGCCGCGTGCGTCGCGTCGGCGCGGATCTCGATGCGAGCACCGATCGGGCCTTGGCGAACGAACGAGCCGGCCTGCGACTGCTCGCGGCTCGACTTGCGGCCGTATCGCCCTGGACGCGAGTCGAGAAAGCGTGGCTGCAACTCGACGACATGCAGAGCCGCCTCGAGCGCGCGATGCGCGTGGCGATCTCGCGCGGCCGAGACGACCTGGGCGAACTACGTGCGCGTCTCGTCCGATTCGAGCCCGGCAACCGTATCGAGCGTGCGCGCGATCGTGTCGCCTCGATCGAAGCACGCCTCCGAGGAAGCGTCGCCCGAGCGTGCGAGCGGAAGGCGCAGCAGGTAGCCGCGCTCGGGGAACGGCTGCGGGCGCTCGACCCCGCGGCCGTGCTCGCGCGAGGCTACGTGATCATGCGCGACGCCGGCGGCAGGCCTCTCGTGCAACGCGCCGGATTGGAGCGCGACCAGCGCGTGCACGCACAGTTTCACGACGGCGAAGCCGAGCTTCGAGTCGTCGATCCGCTCCGACCCGCCGAGGGCCCCCCTTCTACTTGA
- a CDS encoding GPR1/FUN34/YaaH family transporter, translating into MSSSNDSSPKTCNPAVVGLAGFGLTTLVLQLHNLGLVGLGPVIWLGLIFGGLAQFVAGIQEMKTGNNFGYCAFTSYGAFWISLSCMFLAGHFGIHEATTTDVGWFLVAWTLFTVVLWVGALRIHGAMALTFTLLLVGFVLLDLGHFGFPMLNTVAAYVLIGCALSAWYMMARIILGEIYGREVLPAGRPWVGAVRRESADTRSTAVGGLPVAARVRG; encoded by the coding sequence ATGTCCTCTTCCAACGATTCCTCGCCGAAGACCTGCAATCCCGCGGTCGTCGGTCTCGCCGGCTTCGGTCTCACGACCTTGGTGCTGCAACTGCACAATCTGGGACTCGTCGGCCTCGGGCCGGTGATCTGGCTCGGGCTGATCTTCGGGGGGCTGGCGCAGTTCGTGGCCGGTATCCAGGAAATGAAGACGGGCAACAACTTCGGTTACTGCGCGTTCACTTCCTACGGCGCGTTTTGGATCTCGCTCTCGTGCATGTTTCTCGCGGGGCACTTCGGTATCCACGAAGCCACGACTACGGACGTCGGGTGGTTTCTGGTGGCGTGGACGCTCTTCACGGTCGTGTTGTGGGTGGGTGCGTTGCGGATCCACGGAGCGATGGCGCTGACCTTCACGCTCCTGTTGGTCGGGTTCGTGTTGCTCGATTTGGGGCACTTCGGTTTCCCGATGCTGAACACCGTGGCCGCCTACGTGTTGATAGGTTGCGCCTTGAGTGCGTGGTACATGATGGCGCGGATCATCCTCGGCGAGATCTACGGTCGCGAGGTGCTGCCCGCAGGCCGTCCGTGGGTGGGGGCGGTTCGTAGGGAAAGCGCGGATACGCGGTCGACCGCGGTCGGTGGACTGCCGGTGGCGGCGCGGGTGCGGGGTTGA
- a CDS encoding AraC family transcriptional regulator translates to MEQEPYDQRINRALALMERRLDRDLSVRRLAQEAHISPFHFHRVFSALTGETVHAMTTRLRMQRALALARNGPRPQWKAVALAVGYRSPDVFTRAFKRHFGCTPSRFDLEHWWRERPDRDAALEVSRHFLRAAPPLPSDFRVDLVRRPAADLVVSRATGGYLEPRRMMAAYERIRELSRALALPMAGRLSGTSQDDPELVALSRCRYDFALEVPDGTPCERGYIRTRRIEGRWAMVRVVGDFAAVDLAWNLLFKSWLPGSGLDLRDAPAEEIYHRTPEEIGWECFDLTLALPVGD, encoded by the coding sequence GTGGAACAGGAGCCTTACGACCAGAGGATCAATCGCGCGCTGGCCTTGATGGAGCGACGGCTCGACCGGGACCTTTCGGTCCGAAGACTGGCGCAAGAGGCCCACATTTCGCCGTTTCACTTTCACCGCGTCTTCTCGGCCCTGACGGGGGAGACGGTCCATGCGATGACGACGCGGCTGAGGATGCAACGTGCCTTGGCGCTCGCCCGCAATGGACCGCGTCCGCAGTGGAAGGCGGTCGCCCTCGCGGTGGGGTATCGCTCGCCCGACGTGTTCACGCGCGCCTTCAAGCGCCACTTCGGATGCACGCCTTCGCGATTCGACCTCGAGCATTGGTGGCGCGAGCGTCCCGACCGCGATGCTGCGCTCGAGGTCTCGCGCCACTTCTTGCGTGCGGCGCCGCCGTTGCCGTCGGACTTTCGGGTGGATCTGGTCCGACGTCCGGCGGCCGATTTGGTGGTCAGTCGTGCCACCGGCGGATATCTCGAGCCTCGGAGGATGATGGCCGCCTACGAGCGCATCCGCGAGTTGTCCCGTGCGCTCGCTTTGCCGATGGCGGGGCGATTGTCCGGCACGTCGCAGGACGATCCCGAACTGGTGGCCCTGTCTCGTTGTCGCTACGACTTTGCCCTCGAGGTGCCCGACGGTACGCCGTGCGAGCGTGGGTATATACGAACACGGCGGATCGAGGGGCGGTGGGCGATGGTGCGTGTCGTCGGCGACTTCGCGGCGGTGGATCTGGCATGGAATCTCCTGTTCAAGAGTTGGCTGCCGGGCTCGGGTCTCGATCTGCGCGATGCGCCGGCAGAGGAGATCTACCACCGAACGCCCGAGGAGATCGGTTGGGAGTGTTTTGATCTCACCCTCGCGCTGCCTGTGGGAGACTGA
- the dusB gene encoding tRNA dihydrouridine synthase DusB, with product MTPAGSSPAGRVGVPRPGSIRPLRFGPLDLRSNLFLSPLAGYTNLPFRLAIRALGGLHLCTTDLVNVRSLLRRNPVALQLVATAPADTPLAVQLFGAEPIEMRDAAQMLEAMGMASIDVNMGCPVDKVVRTGSGSLLMTSPQQAAALVAAMAEGVKIPVTAKMRLGWDEGDLSAPDLARRLEDSGAAAVFVHGRTRAQGFSGRVDLRGIRAVVEAVRRIPVIGNGDVVSPEAALRMFDETGCAGVSIGRGAFYDPWIFRNTIAWMERGEAPQEPTFAERLAFMRGHLAHTVEFFGEEKGCVRFRRIAPWYLRNTGPTLHFRQRIQEVRTVAEFDALVGSFREWRAQFLDAEGTLLPYYRPAAMRALFAGDEEEASGEMRIAVPKGPIAAW from the coding sequence ATGACCCCTGCCGGATCCTCCCCCGCGGGTCGTGTGGGTGTGCCGCGGCCCGGCTCGATCCGGCCGCTCCGCTTCGGGCCGTTGGACCTGCGCAGCAATCTCTTCCTGTCTCCACTCGCCGGATACACCAATCTGCCGTTCCGGCTCGCGATCCGGGCACTCGGCGGTCTGCACCTCTGCACGACGGATCTCGTCAACGTCCGCTCGCTGCTCCGCCGCAATCCGGTCGCGCTTCAGCTCGTCGCCACGGCTCCTGCGGATACTCCGCTCGCAGTCCAGCTCTTCGGGGCGGAACCGATCGAAATGCGCGACGCTGCGCAGATGCTCGAGGCGATGGGCATGGCCTCGATCGACGTCAACATGGGCTGCCCGGTCGACAAGGTCGTGCGCACCGGCAGCGGCTCGCTCCTCATGACCAGCCCGCAGCAGGCGGCTGCTCTCGTGGCTGCGATGGCGGAGGGCGTGAAGATCCCCGTGACCGCGAAGATGCGGCTCGGTTGGGACGAAGGCGATTTGAGCGCGCCCGATCTCGCGCGCCGGTTGGAAGACTCAGGCGCGGCGGCGGTGTTCGTCCATGGTCGGACGCGGGCGCAGGGCTTCTCCGGTCGGGTGGATTTGCGCGGCATTCGCGCGGTCGTCGAAGCGGTCCGCCGGATCCCGGTGATCGGCAACGGCGACGTCGTCTCGCCGGAGGCGGCGCTGCGGATGTTCGACGAAACGGGTTGCGCGGGCGTGAGCATCGGGCGCGGTGCGTTTTACGATCCGTGGATCTTTCGCAACACCATCGCGTGGATGGAACGCGGCGAAGCGCCGCAGGAGCCCACATTCGCCGAGCGACTCGCGTTCATGCGTGGTCACTTGGCGCACACGGTGGAGTTCTTCGGGGAAGAGAAGGGCTGCGTGCGGTTTCGACGGATCGCCCCGTGGTACCTGCGGAACACCGGGCCGACCCTGCATTTCCGGCAGCGCATCCAGGAGGTGCGGACGGTGGCGGAGTTCGACGCGCTCGTGGGATCGTTTCGCGAGTGGCGGGCGCAGTTTCTCGACGCCGAAGGAACGCTGCTTCCGTACTATCGACCAGCGGCGATGCGTGCCCTCTTCGCGGGCGACGAGGAAGAAGCTTCCGGCGAGATGCGCATCGCGGTGCCGAAGGGGCCGATCGCTGCATGGTGA
- a CDS encoding YajQ family cyclic di-GMP-binding protein, whose product MPSFDITCEVDRNEVKNATNQVRKELQTRFDFKGVAWEMAEEKNTITLSAESDFKLRAVLDVLRDKLARRGVSPKNVDEGKLEISSAGRARQVLTLKEGIPADVSKQITTALRASGLKVQATVEAGKVRVSGKKRDDLQAAIAHVRGMELPLAASFGNFRE is encoded by the coding sequence ATGCCTTCCTTCGACATCACCTGCGAAGTCGACCGCAACGAGGTCAAGAACGCCACCAACCAAGTCCGCAAGGAATTGCAGACGCGCTTCGACTTCAAAGGCGTGGCTTGGGAGATGGCAGAGGAGAAGAACACGATCACGCTTTCGGCGGAGTCCGATTTCAAGCTGCGCGCCGTCCTCGACGTCTTGCGCGACAAACTCGCTCGCCGCGGGGTGAGCCCGAAGAACGTCGACGAGGGCAAGCTGGAGATCTCGTCCGCCGGGCGCGCTCGGCAGGTGCTGACGCTCAAAGAGGGTATCCCTGCCGACGTGTCGAAACAGATCACCACGGCGCTTCGCGCCTCCGGCCTGAAGGTGCAGGCCACGGTCGAAGCGGGCAAGGTGCGCGTCTCGGGCAAGAAGCGGGACGACTTGCAGGCCGCAATCGCGCACGTGCGTGGGATGGAGCTGCCGCTCGCGGCGAGCTTCGGAAACTTTCGAGAATGA